A genomic window from Tautonia rosea includes:
- a CDS encoding tetratricopeptide repeat protein, with amino-acid sequence MSEESSKIDRSSLLGDDRIDECCDRFEAAWLRGDRPRIEDYLSEVPESDRSSLIRELLVVELAYRRRSGEAPTSEDYVDRFFDGDSDTLLDLFRNQDERELAPDVEAWVAASEPRYTVRQWHNRGGLGVVYRAHDHELDREVALKQIRDRYADRETSRKRFEREARITGRLQHPGIVPVYSLGRDELGRPYYAMRFIEGKSLKEALADEYEKPGGRRDPSDRPLRLRELLGRFLSACDAIAYAHSRGVIHRDLKPANIMLGPFGETLVVDWGLAKRMTTEEDLEDSDGTVTTPLVDQAFDETETGEILGTPAYMSPEQATGQPHQIVPASDIYGLGATLYSLLTGRAPVEAASAMEAIERIGQGRIPSPRSIDPTVPKALDAICRKAMALRVEDRYESVEALTDELNRWLAGEPVSAYREAAWSRAHRWLQRHRTMVTTVAGITFAVLVLGTGVGIWHARQAASQRVRLDRTLLGVRVLYDRARAFPTEMTGWETALAVARRAQSDVSDLPDSGRARQIRNLAATIEAAALEAQNVQRLLDDLADIRLAREAEGLSEINDRYAAALRRFGADIDSMPLEDLSELFKGRPQQITLQIAGFLDDWSIICHRLDSDPDRRTRLLELTMAIDPNPDRNRIRDTLRIPRKEDRLAELREVVDDTGRNHLPVPSSLLLAEALVEVDADDEATVLLRRTVDRNPSDLWANFDLARHLQHHHPSRWEEAIRYYSVARAIRPDSAHALADLLADRGREAEAITLFQDLIRLRPDEPRHLGCLGRVFKAEGRTAEARRTLDRAISAYRKALDDAPNDSNLHNNLGLALHDAGHPDEAVAAYLTAMIMNAKNGTASYNLGRALGTLGRHEEAIQALHQSLAIDSHNPKAWNHLGISLESLGRPEAAVDAYHRALEQNPDLTPAHVNLGNALKSLGRYEEALESYQTAITLEPNLLAIHFNQGNVLRAMGRHESAIESYERALTIDPKSTVTLVGLGSSLSRLGRTDDALEIYRDALKIDPELAEAHWNMGLILRDQNEFAEAIEFLETGHRLGSMKPGWRIDSARWVEECRRFLELDKQLPSILRGDCEPESSWLDVARLCSRKSLHAASARSYRIAFDRSPGMAENVFNHHRYNAACTALLCASGTSNDTPPPTSEERAELRQWAIDWLLADLEAWRQGLSDDPETYRDRLMPMLNHWKVDPDLASIRGEEALSSLSHDLQATCQKLWFEVDSLLRITAIK; translated from the coding sequence ATGAGCGAGGAGTCGTCCAAGATCGATCGAAGCTCTCTGTTGGGTGATGACCGGATCGATGAGTGTTGCGACCGCTTCGAGGCGGCCTGGCTGCGAGGGGATCGGCCAAGGATTGAAGACTATCTGAGCGAGGTTCCCGAATCGGATCGATCGAGCCTCATCCGCGAATTGCTGGTCGTCGAACTGGCCTATCGTCGTCGATCGGGGGAAGCTCCTACGTCTGAAGACTATGTGGACCGCTTTTTCGACGGAGACAGTGATACGCTCCTCGACCTCTTTCGGAACCAGGACGAGCGCGAACTGGCCCCGGATGTCGAAGCCTGGGTGGCCGCATCGGAGCCGCGCTACACGGTCCGTCAGTGGCACAATCGCGGTGGCCTTGGCGTGGTGTATCGGGCGCACGACCACGAGCTCGACCGTGAGGTCGCGCTGAAGCAAATCCGCGATCGATACGCAGACCGGGAAACCAGCCGGAAACGGTTCGAGCGCGAGGCCCGAATCACCGGGAGGTTGCAGCATCCTGGCATTGTCCCGGTCTATAGCCTCGGCCGAGACGAGCTTGGTCGGCCCTACTATGCCATGCGGTTTATCGAGGGCAAGAGCTTGAAGGAGGCGCTTGCTGACGAGTACGAGAAGCCAGGTGGACGAAGGGATCCATCGGACCGCCCGTTACGCTTGCGGGAACTGCTCGGCCGATTTCTCTCCGCCTGCGATGCGATTGCCTACGCCCACAGCCGAGGCGTGATCCATCGGGATCTCAAACCGGCAAACATCATGCTGGGCCCATTCGGTGAGACACTCGTCGTCGATTGGGGACTGGCCAAGCGAATGACCACCGAAGAAGACCTGGAAGACAGCGACGGAACGGTGACGACTCCCCTGGTTGACCAGGCATTCGACGAAACCGAAACCGGCGAGATTCTCGGGACTCCGGCCTATATGAGTCCGGAGCAAGCCACTGGACAGCCGCATCAGATCGTACCAGCCAGTGATATCTATGGGTTAGGAGCGACGCTGTACAGTCTTCTGACGGGCCGCGCGCCGGTCGAGGCTGCCTCGGCGATGGAAGCCATCGAGCGAATCGGCCAGGGACGAATCCCCAGTCCGCGATCGATCGACCCAACGGTCCCGAAAGCCCTCGACGCGATCTGCAGGAAAGCCATGGCTCTGAGGGTCGAGGACCGATACGAATCGGTGGAGGCCCTGACTGACGAACTTAATCGATGGCTGGCTGGTGAACCTGTCTCCGCCTATCGGGAAGCAGCCTGGAGTCGTGCCCACCGTTGGTTGCAACGGCATCGGACGATGGTGACGACCGTCGCGGGAATCACGTTTGCCGTGCTGGTGCTGGGCACAGGAGTTGGCATCTGGCACGCTCGTCAGGCAGCCTCCCAGCGCGTCAGGCTGGACCGTACCCTGCTGGGAGTCCGGGTTCTCTATGATCGAGCCCGAGCGTTTCCGACTGAAATGACCGGATGGGAGACCGCGCTCGCTGTTGCTCGCCGAGCACAAAGTGATGTGAGCGATCTGCCCGACTCGGGACGCGCCCGCCAGATTCGAAACCTGGCTGCGACAATTGAGGCGGCTGCCCTTGAAGCACAGAACGTTCAACGACTCCTGGATGACTTGGCTGACATCCGACTCGCTCGGGAAGCCGAAGGGCTCTCTGAGATCAACGATCGCTATGCGGCCGCCCTTCGTCGATTTGGCGCGGACATCGACTCGATGCCGTTGGAGGACCTTTCTGAACTATTCAAAGGTCGGCCTCAACAAATCACGCTGCAGATCGCTGGATTTCTCGACGACTGGAGCATTATCTGTCATCGTCTCGACTCCGACCCTGATCGGCGAACACGCTTGCTGGAACTGACGATGGCGATCGACCCGAACCCCGATCGCAATCGAATCCGTGATACGCTGAGGATTCCCCGAAAAGAGGATCGACTTGCAGAACTGCGTGAGGTGGTTGACGACACCGGACGCAATCACCTGCCGGTTCCGAGCTCACTGTTGCTGGCCGAAGCGCTGGTGGAAGTCGATGCAGATGACGAGGCCACCGTATTGTTGCGACGAACCGTCGATCGAAACCCATCGGATCTCTGGGCAAACTTTGATCTGGCGAGGCACCTGCAACATCATCATCCCTCGCGATGGGAGGAGGCGATTCGCTATTACTCGGTCGCTCGGGCGATCCGACCGGACTCGGCGCATGCGCTGGCAGACCTCCTCGCAGATCGAGGGCGGGAGGCCGAAGCAATCACCCTGTTTCAGGACCTCATCCGCCTTCGACCTGACGAACCGAGGCATCTCGGCTGCCTGGGCAGAGTGTTCAAGGCTGAGGGCCGGACTGCGGAGGCTCGCAGAACCCTCGATCGTGCGATCTCGGCCTACCGGAAGGCCCTTGATGACGCTCCCAATGATTCGAATTTGCACAATAACCTCGGGCTCGCCCTTCACGACGCTGGCCATCCGGACGAAGCCGTTGCAGCATACCTAACCGCAATGATCATGAACGCCAAGAATGGTACGGCTTCCTATAATCTAGGCCGTGCCCTGGGAACTCTTGGCCGCCATGAGGAAGCGATCCAAGCCCTTCATCAGTCTCTGGCGATCGATTCGCACAACCCAAAGGCGTGGAACCATCTTGGTATCTCTCTGGAATCGCTTGGCCGTCCTGAAGCAGCAGTCGACGCGTATCATCGAGCACTCGAACAGAACCCAGATCTCACTCCCGCTCATGTGAATCTTGGAAATGCGTTGAAATCATTGGGGAGATACGAAGAGGCGCTCGAATCCTACCAAACAGCGATCACGCTTGAACCAAACCTCTTGGCGATCCACTTCAACCAGGGCAACGTGTTGAGAGCGATGGGCCGGCACGAGTCGGCCATCGAGTCCTACGAGAGGGCGTTGACGATTGATCCCAAGTCGACCGTCACACTCGTTGGCCTTGGCAGCAGCTTGTCCCGGCTTGGAAGGACGGACGACGCACTCGAAATTTATCGAGATGCGTTGAAGATCGACCCGGAGTTGGCGGAAGCCCACTGGAACATGGGCCTCATTCTTCGCGATCAGAACGAGTTTGCCGAAGCGATTGAGTTTCTTGAGACAGGGCACCGTCTGGGTTCTATGAAGCCAGGATGGCGCATTGACTCGGCTCGATGGGTTGAGGAATGTCGTCGCTTTCTCGAACTTGACAAACAACTTCCCTCCATCCTTCGTGGGGATTGCGAACCGGAGAGTTCCTGGCTTGACGTGGCCCGGCTGTGTTCCCGGAAGTCCCTTCATGCCGCTTCGGCTCGGAGCTATCGCATCGCCTTCGATCGATCACCAGGAATGGCTGAGAATGTTTTTAATCATCATCGCTATAATGCGGCATGCACTGCTTTGTTGTGTGCAAGCGGGACAAGTAACGACACCCCTCCTCCGACTTCCGAAGAACGTGCCGAGTTGCGTCAATGGGCGATTGACTGGTTACTCGCCGATCTGGAAGCCTGGAGGCAAGGGCTTAGTGACGATCCCGAGACGTACCGAGATCGACTGATGCCCATGCTCAACCACTGGAAGGTGGACCCCGATCTCGCATCCATCCGTGGTGAGGAAGCGTTGTCGTCCCTCTCGCACGACCTCCAGGCCACCTGTCAGAAACTCTGGTTCGAGGTCGACTCCTTGCTTCGCATTACCGCAATCAAGTAG
- a CDS encoding thiamine pyrophosphate-dependent enzyme, with protein MPQQRCTGGEALALGALASGIHTASSYPGSPSSEVMEALIASSAGSHLQLSWASNERVALEVAIGASIAGRRALVCTKSVGLNVMLDPLMTLNLTPVRGGLVVILGDDPGGYGSQNDQDTRLIASMAEVPMLEPSTPAEAVVMIHDAFEQSEQFGLPVIVRETRSFAESSGLVEVPPLPSDPVNLGFERERWRFVPVPSNVVAKHRALHERLATFASWAEKSSYVKIIGEGDRAIIATGSALMKLRDVLGSSLPPGLRLVSLGVIHPLPEEALGQLMATVSEVLVLEETEPFVERQLKAIAHDHASGVRISGKLTGLLQPEGELFRWQITRALASWFPGFDWPEHFVPERESDERPPKRGYCSGCRYDEVLDLIDEVGRAIPSQPILVGDPGCLVTVAHRLDAKYAIGSAIAVAAGMAEAGVDEKVIALFGDSAFFHSALPALCHAVVRRSPILMVVLDNRSTLTSGDQPHPGTGRDAFGQTVPRLNLEQIASACGVENVRTVSLDDRSTLENVLRDAWLRQEPALVVVEILTPRDAQG; from the coding sequence ATGCCTCAACAACGATGCACCGGTGGAGAGGCGCTGGCTCTCGGAGCGTTGGCATCAGGGATTCATACCGCGTCAAGCTATCCAGGGTCACCCAGCTCGGAGGTGATGGAGGCACTGATCGCCAGCTCCGCCGGTTCTCACCTTCAACTCTCCTGGGCGAGCAACGAGCGCGTGGCTCTCGAAGTGGCCATCGGAGCTTCGATCGCTGGCCGAAGAGCGCTCGTCTGCACCAAGAGCGTTGGCTTGAATGTGATGCTCGACCCCCTGATGACCCTGAATCTCACCCCAGTTCGAGGCGGGCTCGTGGTCATTCTGGGAGACGACCCCGGCGGGTACGGATCGCAGAACGACCAGGATACTCGGCTGATCGCCTCAATGGCAGAGGTGCCCATGCTGGAGCCTTCAACCCCAGCAGAAGCGGTCGTCATGATTCACGACGCTTTCGAGCAATCCGAGCAATTTGGCCTGCCCGTCATCGTTCGCGAGACACGGAGTTTCGCCGAATCCTCAGGATTGGTCGAGGTTCCTCCGCTTCCTTCCGATCCCGTCAACCTGGGGTTTGAACGCGAGCGTTGGCGATTTGTCCCGGTTCCGAGCAACGTGGTGGCAAAGCACCGGGCGTTGCATGAGCGGCTTGCCACGTTTGCCTCATGGGCTGAGAAATCCAGTTATGTGAAGATTATTGGCGAAGGCGATCGAGCGATCATCGCCACCGGCTCCGCCCTGATGAAGCTGAGGGATGTCCTGGGATCGAGCCTTCCTCCCGGCCTTCGCCTCGTCAGTCTCGGGGTGATTCACCCGCTCCCGGAGGAAGCTCTGGGTCAGCTCATGGCCACCGTGAGCGAGGTGCTTGTCCTCGAAGAAACGGAACCCTTCGTCGAGCGGCAACTCAAAGCCATCGCTCACGATCATGCGTCAGGAGTGCGAATCTCAGGCAAGTTGACAGGTCTCCTTCAACCCGAAGGAGAGCTGTTCCGCTGGCAGATCACGAGAGCGCTCGCATCGTGGTTCCCAGGATTCGACTGGCCGGAGCATTTTGTTCCAGAGCGAGAGTCGGACGAACGACCACCCAAGCGAGGATATTGCAGCGGATGCCGCTATGATGAGGTGCTCGACCTTATTGACGAGGTCGGTCGAGCGATCCCGAGCCAGCCAATCCTGGTTGGCGATCCAGGATGTCTGGTCACGGTCGCACATCGGCTCGACGCGAAATACGCAATCGGATCGGCGATTGCGGTGGCTGCTGGAATGGCCGAGGCAGGAGTGGATGAGAAGGTCATCGCGCTCTTCGGCGACTCTGCGTTCTTTCATTCCGCGTTGCCGGCGCTTTGTCACGCCGTCGTTCGCCGAAGCCCGATCCTGATGGTTGTCCTCGACAACCGGTCAACCCTCACTTCGGGTGATCAGCCCCACCCAGGTACGGGTCGGGATGCTTTTGGGCAAACCGTGCCGCGCCTAAATCTTGAGCAGATCGCCTCAGCGTGCGGCGTTGAGAATGTTCGGACGGTTTCACTCGATGATCGATCAACCCTGGAAAACGTCCTCCGAGACGCCTGGCTTCGTCAAGAACCTGCACTTGTCGTTGTCGAGATCCTTACCCCTCGAGATGCCCAGGGATGA
- a CDS encoding sigma-70 family RNA polymerase sigma factor produces the protein MQSEGSITVYLQKLRKGDRDAARILWDRYFRRLVGLARDRLRGFPDGHDAAEDVALSAFDSVYRRAELGQYERLDDRGNLWSLLFVVTVRKAIDHARREIRRPDTSGRILGLTDLDENDLAGVLGTEPTPELAAQVADECRRLLDLLRDDSLRSVALLKMEGYTNREIAGQLGVVEETVERKLKRIRKAWASEVQP, from the coding sequence ATGCAATCGGAGGGATCCATCACCGTCTATCTGCAGAAGCTCCGGAAGGGGGATCGCGACGCGGCCCGCATTCTCTGGGACCGATATTTTCGTCGTCTGGTCGGTCTGGCTCGCGACAGGCTCCGGGGGTTCCCGGATGGACACGATGCTGCGGAAGATGTGGCCCTGAGTGCCTTCGACAGTGTGTATCGACGCGCGGAACTCGGTCAGTACGAACGACTCGATGATCGAGGGAACCTCTGGTCGCTCTTATTCGTTGTCACCGTTCGCAAGGCGATCGACCACGCGCGCCGAGAGATTCGACGACCCGACACGTCAGGTCGTATCCTGGGGCTGACCGATCTTGACGAGAACGACCTGGCTGGAGTTCTCGGGACTGAGCCGACCCCGGAACTGGCCGCCCAGGTGGCCGATGAGTGTCGGAGGCTGCTCGACCTGTTGCGCGATGATTCCCTGCGATCGGTCGCGTTATTGAAAATGGAAGGGTATACGAATCGGGAGATTGCCGGGCAACTCGGGGTGGTCGAGGAAACGGTCGAGCGGAAGTTGAAGCGCATCCGAAAGGCGTGGGCCTCGGAGGTGCAGCCATGA
- a CDS encoding PQQ-dependent sugar dehydrogenase encodes MLQTCVISLLVLILPTATRGDDGPGVEAPFGLDERLPWNDSRVIGSPEPPHPYKMVRAFPKLYDPYPLSLTPEPGTDRLFILLHLTPRSGPGRLVAIEDDQAASEAEPLLEIDGLAVGLAFHPQYEQNGYVFIGLNGPERGRNKTTQVVRYTVDRTTGQIDPGSKTLIIEWPSNGHNGGDLAFGNDGTLFVSSGDGSSDSDAYLTGQRIDDLLGAILRIDVDHPDPGRNYSIPSDNPFLDRPDARPELWAYGLRNPWRLTFDRQSGQLWAGNNGQDLWEQVYLIEKGANYGWSITEGMQIFHAQREQGPDPISPPAADHHHSEARSLTGGQVYRGTRLPELVGVYLYGDWSTGKVWGIKHDGDQVVWNRELVDTPFNITGFGTDHEGEIYLIDQMTGFYRFVPTTEADLPPHPFPTLLSESGLFASVSDHVPHPAALPFDVAAPQWADGATMERFAALPGLDRIEQKPQLNAGGSWTLPNGSVLVQTLSLDVIDEQGEVVRKRIETRLLNRQLGEWTGFSYRWNDEQTDAELVSSAGDVELFEVPDVETPGATREQVWRFPARTECMVCHSRAAGFVLGFSPLQLDRARDYGNVVDNQLRTLEHIGVFKGSLPLRKEDRPRLVNPYDAAASVEARVRSYLHVNCSTCHVKEGGGNSLMELGLTTPVDRMNVIDEVPQHTQFEIPDARLIAPGSPERSVLYHRMNRRLTGQMPPLMSTEIDREAVELIAEWIRSMPSSGK; translated from the coding sequence ATGCTGCAGACGTGCGTCATTTCTCTGCTCGTCTTGATTCTTCCCACAGCGACACGCGGTGACGATGGTCCGGGAGTCGAAGCTCCGTTTGGCCTGGACGAACGTCTTCCCTGGAACGATTCACGAGTGATTGGCTCACCTGAGCCGCCACACCCGTACAAAATGGTGAGGGCCTTCCCGAAACTTTACGATCCGTATCCGCTCAGCCTCACTCCCGAACCAGGCACCGATCGGCTGTTCATTCTGTTGCATCTTACTCCTCGGTCGGGACCTGGACGGTTGGTTGCGATCGAGGACGACCAGGCTGCGAGCGAGGCGGAACCCTTGCTCGAAATTGATGGGCTTGCGGTCGGTCTGGCCTTCCATCCGCAATATGAACAAAACGGATACGTCTTTATCGGTTTGAATGGGCCGGAACGGGGTCGAAACAAGACGACCCAGGTCGTGCGATACACGGTGGACCGTACAACGGGCCAGATTGACCCAGGCTCGAAGACGCTGATCATCGAATGGCCCTCGAATGGACACAATGGGGGGGACCTAGCGTTCGGTAATGACGGAACGCTGTTCGTTTCCTCAGGTGACGGGTCAAGTGATTCCGATGCGTATTTGACCGGCCAGCGCATTGATGATTTGCTGGGAGCAATTCTACGGATTGATGTCGATCACCCCGACCCCGGTCGAAACTATTCCATCCCTTCGGATAACCCGTTCCTCGACCGGCCTGATGCCCGGCCCGAGCTTTGGGCCTACGGCCTCCGAAATCCCTGGCGGCTGACCTTTGACAGGCAATCCGGCCAGCTCTGGGCCGGAAACAATGGCCAGGACCTTTGGGAACAGGTTTACCTGATCGAGAAGGGGGCGAATTACGGTTGGAGCATCACCGAGGGGATGCAAATCTTCCACGCGCAGCGCGAGCAAGGGCCCGACCCGATCTCTCCTCCGGCTGCCGATCACCACCACAGCGAGGCCCGATCGCTCACCGGAGGCCAGGTTTATCGAGGGACTCGGCTTCCCGAGCTGGTCGGAGTCTATCTCTACGGAGACTGGTCGACCGGGAAAGTCTGGGGCATCAAGCACGACGGTGATCAGGTCGTCTGGAATCGTGAGCTGGTGGATACTCCGTTCAACATCACCGGATTCGGCACCGATCACGAGGGAGAGATCTATTTAATTGACCAGATGACTGGATTCTATCGCTTTGTGCCCACGACCGAGGCGGATCTCCCGCCGCACCCCTTTCCGACCCTGTTGAGTGAATCGGGCCTGTTTGCGTCGGTTTCCGACCATGTCCCCCATCCCGCCGCCCTGCCCTTCGACGTGGCGGCGCCGCAGTGGGCCGACGGGGCGACGATGGAACGCTTTGCCGCCCTGCCGGGCCTGGATCGTATCGAGCAAAAGCCCCAACTCAACGCGGGAGGTTCCTGGACCTTGCCGAATGGGTCCGTCCTCGTGCAGACCCTGAGCCTTGATGTAATTGACGAGCAGGGCGAGGTCGTCCGAAAGCGCATCGAGACCCGTCTACTCAACCGGCAACTCGGGGAATGGACCGGCTTTTCCTATCGCTGGAATGATGAGCAAACTGATGCCGAACTGGTCAGTTCCGCGGGAGATGTTGAGTTGTTCGAGGTGCCGGACGTGGAAACACCCGGAGCGACTCGTGAGCAAGTTTGGCGTTTCCCCGCCCGAACCGAATGCATGGTTTGTCATTCTCGAGCGGCTGGATTCGTTCTGGGGTTCTCTCCGCTGCAGCTAGATCGAGCGCGAGACTACGGGAATGTCGTGGACAATCAACTTCGGACCCTTGAGCACATTGGAGTGTTCAAAGGCTCGCTTCCGTTGAGGAAGGAGGATCGTCCCCGACTGGTCAACCCCTATGACGCCGCCGCGTCAGTCGAGGCCCGGGTTCGATCGTATCTGCACGTCAACTGCTCGACCTGCCACGTGAAAGAGGGAGGTGGAAACTCCTTGATGGAACTCGGGCTGACCACGCCGGTCGATCGGATGAACGTGATTGACGAGGTTCCGCAGCATACTCAATTTGAGATCCCCGATGCTCGCCTCATCGCTCCCGGCTCTCCTGAGCGATCGGTCCTCTATCATCGCATGAATCGTCGATTGACAGGTCAAATGCCTCCCTTGATGTCGACCGAAATCGACCGCGAGGCCGTGGAATTGATTGCCGAGTGGATCCGATCGATGCCCTCGTCAGGAAAGTAA
- a CDS encoding ThuA domain-containing protein: protein MRTITLIKIRMVRWSTLAITLVSLFSAIPVKSELLGSEDASTMALTLRSRVTLPGAEGISRTIERQENWAPEKTAVIVCDMWDLHHCLNATRRGAELAPRMDQVLQEARRRGATIIHAPSSCMAAYEGHPSRNRALETPRSSALPPDIGQWCNQIPAEEGGQYPIDQSDGGEDDDPAEHAAWAEKLSSMGRDPRAPWKAQTNRLQIDPERDYISDSGEEIWSILEDRAIDNVILLGVHTNMCVLGRPFGLRQMAKNGKNVVLMRDMTDTMYNPARSPFVSHYTGTDRIVEHIEKFVCSTITSDQLIGGKPFRFQDDRRPHVVFLIAEDEYETEQTLPPFAEESLGRDYRVSFVFGSDEDHHALEGLDVLKDADLMFVSMRRRPIRAEQLAIIRDHVARGKPVIGIRTASHAFSLRGNPTLPEGVASWPEFDAEVLGGSYTNHHANGIESAISVADTGQSHPILEGVETSALIGKGSLYKVRPLAKATTPLLIGTIPDQEPEPVAWTHVGPTGSRVFYTSLGHRDDFKQPEFRQLLRNAIDWTLQPLSFPQTETQTARFVERSGE, encoded by the coding sequence ATGCGAACAATCACACTCATCAAGATTCGAATGGTCCGTTGGTCGACCCTCGCCATCACACTGGTTTCGCTGTTCTCGGCGATTCCGGTCAAGTCGGAGTTGCTTGGGTCCGAAGATGCCTCGACGATGGCGCTGACGCTCCGATCCCGCGTCACGTTGCCAGGCGCAGAGGGGATCTCTCGGACCATCGAGCGTCAGGAGAATTGGGCACCCGAGAAGACGGCCGTCATCGTCTGCGACATGTGGGACCTCCACCACTGCCTGAACGCCACCCGACGTGGCGCCGAACTGGCTCCGAGGATGGACCAGGTCCTCCAGGAAGCCCGCCGCCGAGGGGCCACCATCATCCACGCCCCGAGCAGTTGCATGGCCGCTTACGAGGGACACCCGTCCCGCAATCGCGCCCTGGAGACGCCTCGATCGAGCGCCTTACCTCCCGACATCGGCCAATGGTGCAATCAGATCCCCGCCGAGGAGGGAGGCCAGTACCCCATCGACCAGTCGGACGGCGGTGAGGACGACGACCCGGCCGAGCACGCCGCCTGGGCTGAGAAGCTCTCCTCGATGGGACGCGACCCCCGCGCACCCTGGAAGGCCCAAACTAATCGGCTTCAGATCGATCCCGAGCGTGACTACATCAGCGATAGCGGGGAAGAGATCTGGAGCATCCTCGAAGATCGAGCAATCGACAACGTGATCCTGCTGGGCGTTCATACCAACATGTGCGTCCTCGGCCGTCCGTTCGGTCTCCGCCAAATGGCGAAGAACGGCAAGAATGTCGTCCTGATGCGAGACATGACCGACACCATGTACAACCCCGCCCGTTCCCCCTTTGTGAGCCACTATACGGGCACAGACCGAATTGTTGAGCATATCGAAAAGTTCGTTTGTTCGACGATCACCAGTGACCAGCTCATTGGGGGCAAGCCGTTCCGCTTCCAGGACGACCGCCGGCCGCACGTAGTCTTTCTGATCGCCGAAGATGAATACGAAACCGAACAGACACTTCCGCCCTTCGCGGAGGAATCCCTCGGTCGCGATTACCGGGTCAGCTTCGTCTTTGGCTCCGATGAAGACCATCACGCCTTGGAGGGTCTGGATGTCCTGAAGGATGCTGACCTCATGTTCGTCAGCATGCGACGGCGTCCGATCCGAGCGGAGCAACTGGCCATCATTCGCGATCATGTGGCCCGGGGGAAGCCGGTCATCGGCATTCGGACCGCCAGTCACGCTTTCAGCCTTCGGGGCAATCCGACACTGCCTGAAGGGGTCGCCTCCTGGCCCGAGTTCGATGCCGAGGTCCTCGGCGGCAGCTACACCAACCATCACGCCAACGGCATCGAGTCGGCCATCTCGGTCGCGGATACCGGCCAGAGTCACCCCATCCTGGAGGGTGTTGAGACTTCGGCGCTCATCGGTAAGGGCTCCCTCTACAAGGTCCGTCCCCTCGCCAAGGCAACCACCCCTCTCCTCATCGGCACAATCCCCGATCAGGAACCCGAGCCAGTCGCCTGGACCCACGTCGGTCCAACCGGATCCCGCGTCTTCTACACATCGCTCGGTCACCGGGACGACTTCAAACAGCCTGAGTTCCGCCAATTGCTCCGCAATGCAATCGACTGGACCCTTCAACCGCTGTCCTTCCCCCAGACCGAGACACAGACCGCGCGGTTTGTCGAGAGATCGGGTGAGTAA